The Diaminobutyricimonas aerilata nucleotide sequence CACGCCGGCCGGTTCGCGTTCGTGGTGCTGCCGTTCGGGCACGAAGGGGTGGAACTCGTCGACGGGTGGGACTTCCTCGGCCAGCGCCTCTCGGCGAGCAACACCGTGCGCTATCACGACGTGCGCGTCGACCCGGAGCACGTGCTCGGCTTCGCGAGCGACGACCCGTTCGAGACGCTCGTCACCCCGGGCATCCAGCTCGTCTTCGGCAACCTCTACCTCGGCATCGCCCAGGGCGCGCTCGAACAGGCGCGCCGCCTCACCAACGCCCGGCCCAACTCGTGGTTCCTGAGTCCGGCCGAGCTGTACCGCGACGACCCGTTCGTGCGCCGCCTGTACGGCGAGCTCGTCGCCCGCACCGCCGCCGTCGAGGCGCTCGCCGATCGCGCGAACCGGTCGTTCGATCGCACGATCTCGCTCGGGCACGAGCTGACCGCCGAACACCGGGCGGCCCTCGAGATCGAGATCGCGACGCTCAAGGTCGTCTCGAGCGACACCGCGATCGACGTCGCCAACCGCGTGTTCGAGGCGACCGGATCGAGCTCGGCCGCCTCGTCGGTGGGTCTCGACCTGCACTGGCGCAACATCCGCACCCACTCGCTGCACGACCCCGTCGACTACAAGAAGCTCGAGGTGGGGGCGCATTTCCTCACCGGCGTCGTGCAGCCGATCTCGCTCTACACCTGACCGGCAGGAGACCCCGATGACGCTCACCGATTCCGCTCGGCGCTCCACCCTCGACGAGGCGCGCGCCCGCTTCCGTCCGCTGTTCGACGTGTTCCGCGCCGACGCCGCCCGTCGCGACCGCGACCGCGAGCTGCCCACGGATGCGGTGCGGGCGCTCAAAGAGGCCGGATTCGGTGCGCTGCGCATCCCGGTGCACTACGGCGGCGCGGGGTTGTCGCTGACCGAGTTCACGTCGCTGCTCGTCGAGCTCGCGGAGGCCGACTCGAACCTGCCGCAGATCTTCCGCGGACACATCGCCTTCGTCGAGGAGCAGCTCTGGGCCGCCGACGAGGCCACGCGCGCGGAGTGGTTCACCCGCTTCGTGGCCGGCGAGACGGTCGGCAACGCGTGGAGCGAGACGGGCGCCGCCACCGTCGGCAGCTCCGAGACGGTGCTGCGGCGTGACGGCGACGCGTGGCGCCTCACCGGCCGCAAGTACTACACGACCGGCACGCTGTTCTCGGAGTGGGCGGAGGTGACGGCGACCACCGAGGACGGCGCACAGGTGACCGTGCTCGTCTCGACCGCGCTGCCCGAGGTGACGGTCTCCGACGACTGGGACGGTTTCGGGCAGCGGCTGACCGGCACCGGCACGGCCGTGTTCGACGGCGCCCGCGTGGAGGCCCGGCACGTCACCGCATTCGGCGACCGCTTCACGTACCAGACCGCGCTGTTCCAGCTCGTGCTGTTGAGCGTGCTCGCCGGGGTCGCGCACGCGGCGGCGCGGGACGCGGCGGACGAGCTGCGCGCCCGCAGCCGCGTGTACAGCCACGGTCTCGCCGAGCAGGCGCGCCACGACGGGCAGCTGCTCGCGGTCGTCGGCGAGGTTTCATCGGTCGCGTTCACCGCGGGTGCCGTGGTCGAGCGCGTCGCGCGCGCCCTGGAGCGCGCGGTCGACCTGGAGCGTGAACGCGGCAGCGACGAGCACCGCCGTGCCGCCGCGGAGGCGGAGATCGCCGCGGCGCAAGGTCAGGTGGTGCTGAGCGAGTCCGTTCCGCGCGCCGCGACCGTGCTCTTCAACGCCCTCGGCGCATCCGCCACGTCGGGCGCGAAGGACCTCGACCGGCACTGGCGCAACGCCCGCACGGTCGCCTCGCACAACCCGGTGGTCTACAAGTCCCGCATCGTCGGCGACTGGGCGGTCAACGGCACGGTCCCCCCGTTCATCTGGGAGGTCGGCGCCTCGCGCGTGCAGGGCTGACCCGCTACACATCCGCGCTCGCGCGCCAGTCCACGCCCGACGCGCTACAGGATCGCCGTGCCGCGCCAGTCCGGGCGCGACCCGCTACACATTTGCGGTCGCGCGCCTGTTTCTCTTGGCGCGCCGACGCGAACTCGTAGCGCGACGGCTCACACCCGATCCGCTACACATCCGCGGCGGCGCGACGGCTCACACCCGACGCGCTACACATCCGCGGCTGCGCGCCTGTCCTTCCTGGCGCGCCGGCGCGAACTCGTAGCGCGACGATGACCGCCCGATCCGCTACACATCCGCGGCGGCGCGACGGCTCACGCCCGATCCGCTACACATCCGCCGTCGCGCGCCTGTTCTTCCTGGCGCGCCGGCGCGAACTCGTAGCGCGACGGTGACCGGCCGCTACCGGCCCGCGCGCTCCGTCAGGCCCGGCGGCGCGCCTGCACGAGCGCGACGACGCCGCCGATGACGGGGAGGCAGCCGAGGATGCGGTCGAGCCGGCGGAACCCGGGCGCGAAGACGACGATCATCACGACCGCGAGGTAGATCGCGCCGTGGGTGGGCCCGATCGCCTGCGTGACCGCGCGCACGTGCACCGTCGCGAGGTTGATGAGCAACGCAGCGAGAGTGCCGACCTCGAGCACCGACAGCACGGTGAGCGCGCGAAGCACGCCGCGACTGGGGGTGTCCGGGCGATCCGTCGCGGCGGTCATCCGACGTAGTCCGATCCGGGACGCACGACCATGAGGATGACGACGGCCGCCCACATGAGGTTGAAGACGCCGGCGAGCATGCCGAGGCGGCTGATGCGCACGGGCGGCTCGGCGAGCGCGGCGGCTTGCGCGGGCACGATGCGGAAGGCGAGCAGCGCGCCCGCGAGCGCGGTGACGATCATCGCGACGGTGATCCACACCTCGCCGACGCGCCCCTGCACGAAGGCGAGCGCGAGCCCGATGATCGGCACGGCGAGCCCGAGCAGTCCGTACACGCGGGTGATGCGGTGCAGGGCGCCGGCGACGCGCGGCGAGCGCTCGCCCGCCGGGTGCCGGTCGCTCGTCGGAGCGCCCGGCGCGAGGGGAACGTAGCGGGGGAACAGGGATGCCGCGACGGCGACGGGACCCACGAAGAGGATCCCACCGAGCACGTGCGCGGCGAGGAGAAAGGCTTCCATGGCCACCCTTCAGTTCGGCTGATGGTTGCTTCAGCCTAACTGAAGGTCAGCGTTCCTCGAACCGCTCCCGCATCGCGCCCTCGAGCGCGTCCGCCACCGCTCGCATGGCCGGAGTTGCGAAGAGCCGCGCGTCGAGCTCGGCAAGGTCGGCCGTCACGGCGGCGAGCAGGTCGGTGCCAGCATCCGTGACCGACAGCGCGGCCGGCCTCCCGTTCGCGGACACCTCGGAACGCACCCAGCCGGCGGCGACGAGCGAGCCGATGAGGGTGTGCGTGCTCTGCACGGTGATGCCCGATCGGCGCGCGAGCTCGCTGAGCGACAGGCCCGGCGCCGACGCGATGTGCCCGAGGATGCCGTACTTGCGCACGTTCAGCCCGCGCGGCTCGAGCGCCTCGGCGAGCGCCCGCTCCACCGAGCGCGACACGGTGAGCAGCGCGATCGTCGCGTTGAACGGCGGCATCGGCCGATCGGCGGGCTGCTCGGCTTCCATCCCGCCATCCTGCCGCACCCCAACCGCCGACACGGTGGCGCTACAGCCGTGCGTCTCGCGCGGCGGGGAAGACTGCCGCGCGAGCGCACGACGAATCGCGCCCCGCGCGGAGCCCGCTCACCGGCGTCGCGCGTACTCCGAGATCACGACGCCGGAACGGAACGTCGTCGTCGACACCTCGTCGAACGCGCGCGGCGCATAGCCGCTCGCGGCGAACAGCGGGATGCCGTCGCCGAGTACCAGGGGGCTCCGCTTCAGCACGAGCCGGTCGATCTCATCGACGAGGGTCGTCGCGAGCGCGCTGCCGCCGCACAGCCAGATGGAGCGGCCCGGTTCCGCCTTGAGCCGGCGGACCACCTCGACGGGGTTCTCGTCGGTGACGGTGAGGTTCGGCCGTTCGCCGAGGTCGTCGTGCAGGTGCGAGCGGGTGAACACCACCTGGTCGAGGTGCCGATACGGGCTCGTGAGTCCGTGGGGCAGGCCCACGGCGTAGGTGTTCCAGCCCATGACCACGGTGTCGAACCGGCCGGCGGACTGGTCGAGGTCCATCGCCGCGGCGGCGACGGTGGGGATCGTGTCCGGAAAGCGCTCGAAGATCCCCTGCATGTGGTCGCCCTCCATCGGGAAGGCGTCGAACTGTCCGTCGGGCCCGGCGATGTAGCCGTCGAGGCTGACGGCGACGTAGTAGACGAGCTCTCGCATGACACTCCTATTCACAACGGACGTAGTGGATAGTGAGAGTACAACATCCGTAGTGGTTCCGCTACCATCGGTTCATGGCGAGGAATGAGGAACGGCGACGACTGCTGGCGGATGCCGGCCTGCGGGTGCTCGCCACGGAGGGGTCGCGCGGACTCACGCACCGGGCGCTCGACGAGGCCGCGGCGGTGCCGCCCGGCACGACGTCGAATTACTTCCGCACTCGCCGTGCGCTCATCGACGGGCTCGTGCACCGCATCGGCGAGCGACTCGCGCCGGATCCGGATGACCTCGAGCGGCGCGCATCCGAGCCCCCCAGCCGGGCGCTGTTCGCGGAGTACGTGCGCGACATCGTGCGCCGGCTCACCACGAACCGCGAGGTGACGCTCGCCCTCTTCGAGCTGCGCCTCGAGAGCAGCCGTCGCCCCGAGGTCGCGGCGGTGCTCGGCGCGTGGCTGCGCGCCGGATTCGACGGCGACGTCGCGTTCAACGAGGCAGCGGGCCTACCCGGCGGCCGACGCGAGATCGCCCTCTTCCACTACGCGATCGACGGGCTGCTGTTCGACCGGTTGACGACGCCGCTCGACGCCGACACCTCGACCGATGAGGTCGTCGACGCCCTCGTCGCAGGACTCCTGCCCCGCTGACCGGGCCGGTCTCGGGGCCGGGGTCGCTGAGACCCCCGACTCCCGCCGAGACCCGCCTACCCCTTGATGCCGCCCGACACGAGGTCCAGCCGCCAGTAGCGCTGCAGGAACAGCACGAGCGCGAGCAGCGGGATGATCGACACGGCGGCGCCCGTGATCGCCACCGAGTACAGGGCGGGCGTGCCCGACCCCTTCGCGAGCAGCGTGAACAGGCCGACGGTGAGCGGATACATGTCCTGGTCCGAGAGCATGATGTACGGCAGCAGGAAGTTGTTCCACGTGCCGATGAACTGCAGCAGGAACACCGTCACCATCCCGGGCACCATGAGCGGCAGCACGATCTGCTGGAAGATCCGCCACTCCCCCGCCCCGTCGATCCGCGCCGCTTCGAGCGTCTCCTGCGGCACCGCCGACATCGCGTACACGCGCGACAGGTAGATCCCGAAGGGGCTGATGATGCTCGGCAGCAGCACCGACCAGTGCGTGCCCACGAGGTTGAACTCGCTCAGCAGCAGGTATTGCGGCACGGCGAGCACGATGCCCGGGATGAGCACCCCGGCGAGGATCGAGAGGAACAGGAACGAGCGCCCGCGGAACTCGTACTTCGCGAGCGCGTACCCGGCCATCGCCGACACGAACACCGACAGCAGGGACCCGACGCCGGAGTAGATGAGCGAGTTGACGCACCACATCAGGTACTGCCCGCCCTGGTAGGCGAAGAGCGACCCGAGGTTCTCGAACAACCCGGTTCCGGGGGCGAAAGTGAACGTGGTGAAGAGCTCACCGCGCGTCTTGCTCGCCGCGAGGTACACCCAGACGACGGGGATGAGGCAGTAGATCGCGCCGAGCACGAGCACGATCGTGGGCAGCAGCCCCCATCCGCCGTCGCGGCTGCGCTGGCGGGCGCGATCGGTGCGAGCGGATGCGGGGCGCGGTCGGGTGGAGACGGCGGCGGTCACGAGTTCACTCCCATGCGCTTGCGGTTGACGATCCGCAGGATGATCACCGAGACGAGCACGGTGCCGACGGCGAGCACGGTGGAGGCGGCGGCAGCCTGGGGCAGGTCGTCGGTTCCGAACGCGTCGCGGTAGATGGTCATGAGCGGCACCCACGTGTTCGAGATGGCGCTCGTCATCGGCTGCAGGGTCGCCGGCTCGCTGTAGAGCTGCAGCGTGCCGATGAGGGAGAACACCCCGGTGAGCACGAGGGCGGGAACCACGAGGGGCACCTTGATGCGCAGCGCGATCTGCGTCTCGGTCGCGCCGTCAAGGCGGGCGGATTCGTAGATCT carries:
- a CDS encoding dihydrofolate reductase family protein; amino-acid sequence: MRELVYYVAVSLDGYIAGPDGQFDAFPMEGDHMQGIFERFPDTIPTVAAAAMDLDQSAGRFDTVVMGWNTYAVGLPHGLTSPYRHLDQVVFTRSHLHDDLGERPNLTVTDENPVEVVRRLKAEPGRSIWLCGGSALATTLVDEIDRLVLKRSPLVLGDGIPLFAASGYAPRAFDEVSTTTFRSGVVISEYARRR
- a CDS encoding acyl-CoA dehydrogenase family protein; this translates as MTSTASDTRAARSPWHGEADAAELERWTGVAERVAATLQQDALERDRANAQPFGESRLLKEAGLTTLLDPAEYGGGGAHWESALLAVRILARTDASIAQLLGYHYINSANIALIAPADEREQWYRRSIEGRWLWGDSVNPVDPDLALTPDGDGFRLTGTKRFSTGSGVGDALLINAVVSEGPHAGRFAFVVLPFGHEGVELVDGWDFLGQRLSASNTVRYHDVRVDPEHVLGFASDDPFETLVTPGIQLVFGNLYLGIAQGALEQARRLTNARPNSWFLSPAELYRDDPFVRRLYGELVARTAAVEALADRANRSFDRTISLGHELTAEHRAALEIEIATLKVVSSDTAIDVANRVFEATGSSSAASSVGLDLHWRNIRTHSLHDPVDYKKLEVGAHFLTGVVQPISLYT
- a CDS encoding MarR family winged helix-turn-helix transcriptional regulator, with the protein product MEAEQPADRPMPPFNATIALLTVSRSVERALAEALEPRGLNVRKYGILGHIASAPGLSLSELARRSGITVQSTHTLIGSLVAAGWVRSEVSANGRPAALSVTDAGTDLLAAVTADLAELDARLFATPAMRAVADALEGAMRERFEER
- a CDS encoding acyl-CoA dehydrogenase family protein, producing the protein MTLTDSARRSTLDEARARFRPLFDVFRADAARRDRDRELPTDAVRALKEAGFGALRIPVHYGGAGLSLTEFTSLLVELAEADSNLPQIFRGHIAFVEEQLWAADEATRAEWFTRFVAGETVGNAWSETGAATVGSSETVLRRDGDAWRLTGRKYYTTGTLFSEWAEVTATTEDGAQVTVLVSTALPEVTVSDDWDGFGQRLTGTGTAVFDGARVEARHVTAFGDRFTYQTALFQLVLLSVLAGVAHAAARDAADELRARSRVYSHGLAEQARHDGQLLAVVGEVSSVAFTAGAVVERVARALERAVDLERERGSDEHRRAAAEAEIAAAQGQVVLSESVPRAATVLFNALGASATSGAKDLDRHWRNARTVASHNPVVYKSRIVGDWAVNGTVPPFIWEVGASRVQG
- a CDS encoding carbohydrate ABC transporter permease; this translates as MTAAVSTRPRPASARTDRARQRSRDGGWGLLPTIVLVLGAIYCLIPVVWVYLAASKTRGELFTTFTFAPGTGLFENLGSLFAYQGGQYLMWCVNSLIYSGVGSLLSVFVSAMAGYALAKYEFRGRSFLFLSILAGVLIPGIVLAVPQYLLLSEFNLVGTHWSVLLPSIISPFGIYLSRVYAMSAVPQETLEAARIDGAGEWRIFQQIVLPLMVPGMVTVFLLQFIGTWNNFLLPYIMLSDQDMYPLTVGLFTLLAKGSGTPALYSVAITGAAVSIIPLLALVLFLQRYWRLDLVSGGIKG
- a CDS encoding TetR/AcrR family transcriptional regulator; translation: MARNEERRRLLADAGLRVLATEGSRGLTHRALDEAAAVPPGTTSNYFRTRRALIDGLVHRIGERLAPDPDDLERRASEPPSRALFAEYVRDIVRRLTTNREVTLALFELRLESSRRPEVAAVLGAWLRAGFDGDVAFNEAAGLPGGRREIALFHYAIDGLLFDRLTTPLDADTSTDEVVDALVAGLLPR